AATAAACTTCTTACAGCAGGAATATTTTCCAGTGCGGCATCTTTTAATTTTGGAAAAGGGCAAGTAAGCATAATATCATATTGTCTTTCAATTGCTCATAAAATCCCCTACCCTATTGCAAAAACGCTTGTTTTGCCTGAAATTTTAGAATTGCTTAGCAAAGAAAGGCAAGAAAAACTTTATTATGTTGCCGATGCTATGCAAATAAATTTGCCTCAAATAATTGATGCAAGTAAAAAATTATTTGAAACTGCAACCGATCCAGAAATAATAAAAAGCAAATTTGGTTTATTAAGTCCTTTTATGAATTTTTTAGCGGATAGGTTTAAACAAACAAAAAAAATTACATACAAGACATCCGAATTTTTTGATTTTATTGATGAATGGTCATTTAATCAAGGACCTCTCATAGTGATAGATAAAATAAAAATATTAATTCAAAAGCTCGCGTATTTAGCTAACTTGCCTTTGAATTTTAAAGATGCAGGCATATCACTTAAATTTTTTGAATTAAAAGACGTTGTAAAAGAATGTTTACATTTAAGCATTATGTTAAACAAAAAAGAGGATATCGATGTAAATCTTATAGCAAATGTTCTAAACAAGATATATTACTCGAAAACAAAGCCCCTCCAAGTATCTAAAGAAGAAATAATACCTCAAAATATAAAATATCGTAAAAAGAAAAAAGCCAATTTTTTTAAAGACCATAGGATGATTAAAGAAATTCTGTTCAATTTTTATAAGCATCTTATTAGCATTCCTGAATTTGCAAATAATGTAAAAAAAATGGGTATTTTTATTAAAGTTGTACATAAAAAACCTTCTTTGGAATTTATACTTGACGCAAGGGAAAATGATATAGTTTTAAAAGAAATTTTAAATGTAGGCGAAAAAGTCGAAGGAACTTTGATAATTGATTCGGATTTTGCCCATAAATTTTGGCATGGAAAAGCCAGTCTTGTTAAAGGATT
This Desulfobacterales bacterium DNA region includes the following protein-coding sequences:
- a CDS encoding iron-containing alcohol dehydrogenase; protein product: MYDELYKFYLPSKIILGTGLLNNFTSLIKDIKKTRIFILVDKLVESSDIFLKIKNNLNDSKLQSVHVCLDESQNATVTDLEECLKLVKDYNPDCFISIGGKIVCDIGKALNAALSLNISWLFDYKGSYVVKSKASMLPYIFIPTLEGASSALSKIVLLHDSSTNKILKLEEEHFIPNLIILDALLSQNFSPQVIASSSIATLADAIESCLNPNSSPFNDIFALQAIKDIYTNIFRACSYPEDFDAINKLLTAGIFSSAASFNFGKGQVSIISYCLSIAHKIPYPIAKTLVLPEILELLSKERQEKLYYVADAMQINLPQIIDASKKLFETATDPEIIKSKFGLLSPFMNFLADRFKQTKKITYKTSEFFDFIDEWSFNQGPLIVIDKIKILIQKLAYLANLPLNFKDAGISLKFFELKDVVKECLHLSIMLNKKEDIDVNLIANVLNKIYYSKTKPLQVSKEEIIPQNIKYRKKKKANFFKDHRMIKEILFNFYKHLISIPEFANNVKKMGIFIKVVHKKPSLEFILDARENDIVLKEILNVGEKVEGTLIIDSDFAHKFWHGKASLVKGFALGKVSGTGNLTKAIRLIPSLKMAFKIYPVFLRKIGMGDLIIY